In Bacillota bacterium, the DNA window ACTACCTGGAAGTTCTGTCCGGCATAAACAGCGGCGATATCGTAATAATAAATCCGCCCAAAGAAGTGGCGGACAAAGTAAAAGTAAAGGGAAAATAGTAGGGGCGGCCCTTTGTGAATGTAGGGCGAGTCTCTTTGCCCGCCCATGTTTTCCATATTGACGGGGCTAATGATATGCACTAGTATTGACTCACAACTATGAATCAGAAGTGATTAAAGAGGTGAGGCCAATATGTGGAACGAATTTAAGCAGTTTGCCATGAGAGGAAATGTCATGGATCTAGCTGTGGGTGTCATTATCGGCGGTGCCTTCGGGAAGATTGTCACGTCCTTGGTTAACGACCTGATAAT includes these proteins:
- a CDS encoding MscL family protein — encoded protein: MWNEFKQFAMRGNVMDLAVGVIIGGAFGKIVTSLVNDLI